CAAGCTGGACAAGCTGGGCATCGAGATCGTCGATGTGAAATACGACAAGATCTGGCTCGGCGGCGGCGGCATCCACTGCTCGACCAGCCCGCTGGTCCGCGATTCCATCTAAGGGGCTGACATGACCTTCTCTCTCGTCGCGCGCTGTGGCCGAACCGGTGAGATCGGCGCGGTCATCTCCACCTCTAACCTCGCGGTCGGCAGCCGCTGCGTCTATCTGAAGTCCGGCGTCGGCGGCTTCCTGACCCAGCACCGTACCGACCCCAGGCTGGGGCCGCGCGGCATCGCCCTGCTTCAGGATGGTGCCACCGCCGCCGAGGCGATGGCCGCCGTGGTCGCCAGCACGAAGGATATCGGCTGGCGCCAGCTTGCCTGCGTCGATCGGCACGGCAACACCGCCTTCCACCATGGCGACAGGATTTATTCGATCCGGGCCGAATGCCAGGCGCCGGGCGTCGTCGCCATCGGCAACATCATCGACAATCCCGAGGTGCCGAAGGCGATGGTTGCGGCCTTCACCGCCGATCCGTCGCTGGAGATTGCCGAGCGCCTGCTGCGCGCCATCGAGGCGGGCGAGGCGGCGGGCGGCGAGACCGGCACGGTGCATGCCGCGCAGATGATCGCCATCGGCGAGAACAGCTTCCCGCTGTTCGACCTGCGCATCGATTATTCGGAGACGCCGCTGCCCGACCTGCGCCGGCTGTGGGAACGCTACCGGGCGGAGGCGGCGGGCTTCGCCGTGCGCGTGCTGGACCCGGACAGCGTGCCGCCGCAGCAGGATCTGTACGACGCGGCGCAGGCGCGCATGAAGGAGCTGGGAATCAGCTACACATGACCGAGAAGCTGCCTGAGACGCTGTTCCGGACCATCGGCACCTATCTCGGCGTGCCGCAGACGCTGGACCTGACCGGCGCGAAGGCGGCGGTGATCGGCCTGCCCTTCGATTGCGGCCGGCACCCCCGGCGCGTCGGCGCCCGGCTGGGGCCGGCGGCGATCCGCTATATGTCCACCGACATGGTGCGGCATTACCGCCCCGACGATCCCGGCGATTTCGACCCTGTCCGTGCGCTGGGGCTGGTCGATTGCGGCGATGTGCCGGTGGTCTCGGCGGAGGTCGAATCCTCGGTCGAGACGATGACGGCGGCGATCTCGGCGGTGGTGGAGCGGGGCGTCGTGCCGATCTGCATGGGCGGCGATGGCGTCATCAGCCTGCCGCAGATGCAGGCGCTCAGCCGGAAATATCCCGACCTCTGCGTGCTGCATTTCGATTCCCACACCGACGCCTATCCCGAAGCCGGCAACGAGAGCGAGATCAACCCCGCCACCACCTTTGCCTGTGCGGTGCAGAAGGGCTATGTGGATGCCAGCCGGTCGATCCATTTCGGCCTGCGCGGCTTCACCTATGTGCCGCGCGTGTTCGACTACACGCAAGGCCTCGGCTACCAGACCATCCCCATCGAGGCGCTGGAGAGCGAGGGCGTCGCCGGCCTTGCCAAACGCTTCAAGGACACGGTTGGCGACCGCCCGGTCTTCCTGTGCTTCGACATGGATTTCTTCGATCCCTCGGCGGCCCCCGGCGTCTTCACTCCGGCCTGGGGCGGGGCGACGGCGCGCGAGGGGCTGGCGCTCCTGCGCGCCCTGAAGGGTATCAATTTCGTCGGCTTCGACGTGAACACGCTGACGCCGGGCGCCGATCTGAAGGGCCAGACCGCCTGGCTCGCCGCCACGGTCATGCTCGAATTCTGCTACCTCGCCTGCGATGCGCTGGGCCTGACACCGGAGGGTGGGTCGGCTTATTGAGCCGCAACCCTCTCCCGCTAGGGGAGAGGGAAAGACAGAACTACGCCGCCACCGTCTCGGCGAGGCAGTGGCCGGCAATCTGCTCGATATGGCGGTGGTCGGTGCCACAGCAGCCGCCCAGCACCACGGCCTTGTCCAGAATCCGCAGCAGGTTGCGGTACTGTCCGCCCAGCTCCTGCGGGTTGCCGTCGTCCAACGCGGTCGCGGCGTCCAGCTCGGCATGGCTGAGCGCCGAGGCGTTGGCGCGCAGGCCGCGAATGCGCCCGAGCCAGTCGCCCTTTTCGGCCAGCACGCCCTCGAAGTGCGTCGGGTGCGCGCAGTTGATCATGTAGTAGGCCGGCGCCTTGCCGGTCTCACGGTCCACCATCGCAATGGCGTCGCGCAGCGTCTGGCCGGTCGGCAGGCGTCCGTCGGTCTCCACGGTGAAGGAGATCACGATCGGCATGCCGGCCTTGCCGGCGGCCCGGGCGATGCCGATGGCCTCCTCAGCATAGTTCATGGTGATGGCGGAGATCATGTCGGTCTCGGTGCCGGCGAAGCACTTCACCTGCGCGGCATGATAGGCCTCGGCCTCGATGGCGCTCATCAGCCGGTCCGGCTGGTAGCCGTCGCCGCGCGGGCCGATGACGCCATTGATGACGATGGGCGTGCGGCCGGATTCCAGCTGCCAGCGCAGTGCTACCAGGAAGGCCACGCAGCGGCGATTCAGTTCGGCCAGCCGGTCCGCATCGTACCCCAGTTTCGCCGCCCAGTCGGGATTGGCGCGCCAGGTCGGCGTATCCAGCACGAAGCCGACACCATGCTGGCGGGCAACCTCGATATAGCGGGTGAAATAGCGCTTCAGCCGGTCGCGGCCCGATTCCTCCTCCATCAGGGTGAAGGCGGCGAAATAGGGCAGTTCCATCGCGTCATGGAAAACCAGCGTGGTTTCCAGTCCGCCATCGGTCAGAAGCCGGTTGCCGGAAAGCTGCGGCAGGTCGTGTCTGTATTTGCTCATCAATAATCCCCTGTTTGCTTTGCCCCATGGGGCGGGTGGCGGGGACTATACGGAGCGGGCGCGGAACAACTAGAAAACCCATGGCACGGCTGGAGCGGATTATTTTTCTTCTTTTGTCATAGGCCTGTATTGGACTTTCTGGAGCGCTTCGACTAAACAGGCGCCGGTATTTCAGAATTAACTGTACTTGCGGTATAGTGGGCCATGAACCAGATGCCCCCGAAACGGCGTGGCGACGCCCGCGAGAAGATACTGGAACTGGCCGAATCGGCGGTTCTGGCGAAGGGATTCACCGCGACCTCGATTGATGAGCTGGTCGCGGGTGCGGGCATCACCAAGAGCGGCTTCTTCTATCATTTCAAGGATAAGAACGCGCTCGCCAAGGCGATGATCCTGCGCTACCTGGAGCGCGACCAGACATTGCTGGACGATCTGTTCCGCCGTGCCGACGAGCTGAACGAGGACCCGCTGCATGGTTTCCTGGTCGGGCTGAAGATGTTCGTCGAGCTGATGGCTGATCTGCCGGATAATTATCCGGGCTGCCTTGCCGCTTCCTTCTGCTATCAGGATCAGCTGTTCGACGCCGAGATCCGCGACCTCAATGCGCAGGGTATGCTGGAATGGCGGCAGCGCTTCCGCGCCCGCTTCGAGGCGATTGCCGGGCGCTACCCGCCGCGCGAACCGGTGGATATGGAAGCCCTGGCCGACATGACAACGGTGCTGGTCGAGGGCGGGCTGATCCTGGGCCGCGCGCTGCAGGATTCCAGCATCCTGCCGCGCCAGATCCTGATGTTCCGCGATTATGTGCGGCTGGTCTTCGCGCCGGGCTGATTTGCGCCGTTACAGCCCGCCATGTACAAGCCGGCCGCCCAGCAGGGTGGCGGTCACGCCGACCTCGCGGATTTCCTCCGCCGGGATGCTGAAATAATCGCGGTCCAGCACGGCGATGTCGGCCAGCTTGCCGGGTTCCAGCGATCCCTTCACGGCTTCCTCGCGGCCTGACCACACCCCCAGAACCGTATAGGCGCGCAGGGCTTCCTCCGCCGTTACCGCCTCGGCCTCGTCCAGCGACGCGCCGGTCTGCGCCTTGCGGTTCACCATCGACCACAAGGCGAAGAACGGGTTCGGGTCGCACACCATGGCGTCGGAATGGCCGGGGGCGGGGATGCCGGCATCGATCAGGCTGCGGTGCGGCCACATCCAGCGCATCGCCGCCTCGCCGCGATTGGCGCGGTAGGCCTCGCCCAGATCATACATGAAGCCGGTGGCGGAGCTGTCCACCGCGCCGACCCGCTTCAGCCGCTCCAGGATCGGTGGGGTGACGTAGCAGCAATGCTCGACCCGCATGCGGTGATCCGCCACCGGATGCGCGGCCAGGCAATGCTCGATCACGTCCAGCGCGAAATCGATGCCGCGGTCGCCCACGCCCTCGATCATCACCTGCAGCCCGCCCTTGTGCGCGGCAAGCGCGCGCAACTTCAGATCTTCCAGCTCGTACAGCAGCATGCCGGTGTTCGGCTCGGGCTCGCCCTCAATGCGCGTGCCGACATAGGGCTCGTAATAGGCGGCGGTGCGGCCGGAGGTGGAGCAGTCCGGACACCATTCGACGCCGATGATGCGCACCATGTCGTCGCCGAAGCCGGAGCGGATGCCGGCCTTCACATAGGATTCCACCAGCCCGTCCTCACGGCCGGAGACGATGATGCCGACGCGCATGCGCAGCCGCTCCTGCTGGCGCAGCAACTGATAGGCCTGGATCGAACGGCTGCCGGCCAGCGAGTTATAGACGGTGGTGATGCCGTAACGCGCCCAGTCATCGAACACCTTCTCCAGCCCATCGGCAAGGCGGGCGGGCGTGTCGGCGCCGTGGATCATTTCGAGGAACAGATGCACCGCCGTTTCCCGCATCAGGCCGGTCAGCTCCCCGGTTTCTGGGTGATGGTCGAAGCGGCCGAAGGCGGGGTCGGGCGTGTCGCGGTCGATGCCCAGCTCCTGGAAGGCGCGGGAATTGGCGAGGCCGATATGCCCGTCGGTGCGCAGGATGAAGAGCGGCCGCCCCTGGCCCGCCGCATCCAGCTCCGCCAGTGTTGGGTAGCCGCCGGACTTGTTCTCGTTCAGCCGGTAGGCGACCACCCACTCGTCCGTGCCGCGCGCGGCGGCGACATCGGACAGCCGCGCCAGCAGGGCGGCGCGCGACTGGATGCGGTTCGGGCCGACATCCTCCCACCCGGCGAGGCGGGCGGCATAGCTGTCCGGGTGGCAGTGGCTGTCCACGATGCCGGGGATGGCGGTACGCCCGCCAAGGTCCATGATCTTCGTCTCCGGTCCGCTCAGCCCGTCCAGATCACCCTCGCCGCCGACGGCCAGGATACGCCCGTCGCGGATGGCAAGCGCGCTGGCGATGCTGCTGCGCGCGTCCAGCGTGTGGATGCGCCCGTTGCGCAGGATCAGGTCGGCGGCCAGTCGCGGCATGGTTCTCTCCCCCCGGTTCAAGGCCAATGAAGCTTGGCAGGATTTGTCAGGAGAGAAAACAGCTTTGCGGCCTGAAGGAGGGTTGGCACCACATGGTTGACGCTGCCGCCGGCTCTGTGCACAGTAGGGACATGATTATTCGCGCGGCAGCCCTTCTACGACTTCTAGGCCCGACCTCCTGAGGGAGGCGGGATTACGCACGTCGTCGATCTGTCCGTTGCTGCCGGTTTAATCATGTTCCCTTTATCGATTCTCGACTCCCTCTTTGCCTCCCGGCTTGCCTTTCTGGCGCTGGCGGAGCGACTGCGCGGCGGTCGTCGGGCCTAGACGGTAGCCCGGCGGCCGTAGCTCCTGCCGCATTCGCCCCACCTCATAAAAAGCATGCCTCATAAAAAGATAGTCCGGAGTCGCTTCCATGTTGACCAATCCCGAAACCAAGTACCGCCGCTTTACCACCGTCGATCTGCCTGACCGCACCTGGCCGTCCAAACGCATCGAGAAGGCGCCGATCTGGCTGTCCACCGATCTGCGCGACGGCAACCAGTCGCTGATCGACCCGATGGATGGCGAGAAGAAGCGCCGTTTCTTCGATCTGCTGGTGGCTTCCGGCTTCAAGCAGATCGAGGTGGGATTCCCGTCCGCCTCGCAGACCGAGTTCGATTTCATCCGCAGCCTGATCGAGGAAAACCGCATCCCCGACGACGTCACCATCCAGGTGCTGACGCAGTCGCGCGAGGATCTGATCCGCCGCAGCTTCGAATCGCTGAAGGGCGCGAAGCAGGCCATCGTCCATCTGTACAACGCCACCTCGCCCAGCTTCCGCCGCACCGTGTTCAACATGGAAAAGGCGGATGTGGTGAAGCTGGCGGTGGCGGGTGCAAAGCTGTTCGTCGAGGAAGCGGCGAAGCAGCCGGACACCAAATGGACCTTCCAGTATTCGCCGGAAACCTTCTCTGCCACCGAGCCGGATTTCGCCGTCGAGGTGTGCGAGGCGGTGCTGGATGTCTGGCAGCCGACGCCGGAGAATCCCGCCATTCTGAACCTGCCGGCGACGGTGGAGGTGGCCGGCCCGAACATCTATGCCGACCAGATCGAATATTTCTGCCGCACCATCTCGCGCCGTGATTCGGTGATCGTCAGCGTGCATCCGCATAATGACCGGGGCACCGGCGTGGCAGCGGCGGAATTCTCGGTGATGGCCGGCGCCGACCGCATTGAGGGCTGCCTGTTCGGCAATGGCGAGCGCACCGGCAATGTCGATCTGGTGACGCTGGCGCTGAACCTCTACACCCAGGGCATCAATCCGGGGCTGGATTTCTCCGACATGCGCAACGTCGTGCGCACGGTGGAATACTGCAATCAGCTGCCGGTGCATCCGCGCCACCCCTATGCGGGGGAGCTGGTGTTCACCGCCTTTTCCGGCTCGCATCAGGACGCCATCAAGAAGGGCTTCGCCGCGCAGGAGAAGCGCAACGACGAATATTGGGACGTGCCCTATCTGCCGATCGACCCGGCGGATGTCGGCTGCTCCTACGAGGCGGTGATCCGGGTGAACAGCCAGTCCGGCAAGGGCGGCGTCGCCTGGGTGCTGGAACAGGACAAGGGCCTGCAGCTGCCGCGCCGCATGCAGATCGACTTCTCCCGCCAGGTGCAGGAGATTTCCGATCGCACCGGCAAGGAGATGACGGCCCCGGCGATCTGGCAGGCCTTCGAGGAATCCTACTGCCTCACCGGGCCGCAGCGTTTCGACCTGATCGAATATGACGATACCGGCGCGCGCAAGCCGGGGCAGGACCGGGTGTTCGTCGGCCGCATCAATGTGGACGGCAAGGAACGTTCGATCAGCGGCAAGGGCAACGGCCTGATCTCCGGCATGCTGGAGGCGCTGAAGGCCGATTGCGGCATGGAGCTGGAGGTGCTCGACTATCACGAGCATGCGCTGCGCAAGGGCTCCGACGCGCAGGCCGCCGCCTATGTCGAATGCCGCACGCCGGACGGGCGCACCCTGTTCGGGGTCGGCATCGATGCCGATGTCGCCATTGCCTCGGTGAAGGCGGTGCTCAGCGCCGCCAATGTCGCCTCGAAGGGGTAATTGGCCCCTGACGACGATCATTCTCTCTGACCGTCACCCCCGGGCTTGTCCCGGGGGTCCATGTTTCAGCTTACTGAAACGAGGCCGAAGCAAGCTGATGCCTGGATTCCCGGCACAAGGCCGGGAATGACGGTAAGGAAAAGCGAGTAGCTTCCTGACCTTCCTACGCCCCCTGTCGGCCGGGGCTCTGGGACCGGCCCGCCGAAGCGATCCGGGCTAGCGGTTTCAGCCAGGCGCTTCGCCAGGTCAGCGTCGCGACTGTCGCCAGCCCGCCGACGCTGAGCCCCACCACCCACAGGATGCTGCCGAAGCTGGCGCCGTCGCGCTCCAGCGACAGGGCCAGTGCCAGCGCCAGCAGCCCATAGCCGGCGAGGCGCAGCGGCAGGGTGCGCCCGGCAGGCATATCGCGCTGGCTGGGGCGCTGGCCGGTGACGCGTTCCCAGTGTTTCTCCTGGCTCAGCGCCAGCAGGGCGAAGCCCAGATAGCTGGCGGCCAGAATCAGGGTCAGCAGGATCGTCTCAGGCATGTTGTTGCTCCGGCTTGTCGGTGCGGATGGTGCGCGATGGCGATGACACCGCCTGTTGCGCGGCGACGGTCTGGCGGCGCTGCAGGCGGATGGCGGTTGCCAGCGCGATGGCACCGCCCGCCAGCATCACCGAATCCATGCCGAACACCGGCCAGTTGCCCTGCATCAGGGTGCGCAGCATATGGTCGCCGGTGGTGATGGCGTTCAACAGCACGGCCAGCAGCGCCGCGGCGGCAGTGGCGTAGCATTGCTCGATCCAGCCGCGCTTCGTGCGCATCCAGGCATGGGCGAAGCTCAGTACCCAGATGGCGAAGAAGCCCCAGAATTCGATGTCCGCGCGATGCTCCAGCCCCAGCGGCAGCAGCCGGTTCACGATGAAGAAGCCCAGCGTGGCGAGGATGATGCCGGTGGTGCTGCCGATGGTCAGCCCCTCGACGATGCGCACGCCGCGCAACCCCTGCTGGGTGTGGCGCTTGCGCCGCGATTCCAGCCAGAACAGGAAGCCGGTGACGATCAGCACGCAGCCCGACAGGCCGAGGGTGAAATAGACCCAGCGCAGCGTCCAGTGCCGGAACTGGATGAAATGCAGGCCGGAGATGAAGCGCTGACTGTTCAGGACCGGCTTGCCGATATGATGGTGCAGCACCGCGCCGCTTGCGGCGTCGAAATACACCCGGTCCAGCGACATGGTGACCTTGTTGTCGTAGGATTGCCGCATCTCGACATAGCCATTGGCATCGCCCGGATGGTGGATGCGGACGAAGAAGGGCTTTGTGCCGTCGCCCCAGAGCCGGACAGCCTCCGCCGCCATAGCGTCCAGCGATCCGATGCTGCCGGGCTGTCCCGCACGGTCGCGCGAATAGCTGCCAAAGGCCTCCTGGAAATAGGCCTTCTCGTCCTTGTCGTAGAGAATATCGGAGGCGGCCGGGAAATAGATCGTCACGAAGATGATCAGGCCCGACAGGGTTATGAGAAAATGGAAGGGCAGGGCCAGCACGCCGGTCACATTGTGCAGGTCCAGCGCCACCCGCGGTGTCTTCCTGTCGGTGCGGAAGGTGAAGAAATCCTTGAATATCTTCACATGCACGATAACGCCGGAGACCAGCAGCGCCATCATCGCCATGCCGGCGAGGCCGACCAGCCAGTAGCCGACGCCGCCGGCGTTGGCGCGCAGATGCAGGCTGTAATGGAACGGGAAGATGAAGCCGGTGCCGCCCTTGGTGCCGGCCTCGGGCAGCACCTCGCCGGTCGCGGGATCGACGAACCTGCTCTTGAAGCCGTCCTTGCCGCGATAGCCGACCCGGGCCATCGGCGCGCGTTCTGCCGGCGGGATGATGAAGCCGTTGCGGGCGCCTTCCTCCCTGTTGGCCTCCATGTCGGACAGCAATATGTCGCGCAGCGTGTCCAGCTTCACCGGCGTTTCCGTTGGCGCGAGGCGCGTCATCGGCATCATCCAGCGGTCGATCTCGCGGTCGAACACGCTGAGCGTGCCCATCCAGAAGATCGCGAACAGCAGCGCGCCGATGACCACGCCCGCCCAGGTGTGCAGCCAGTTCATCGAGGCCCGGAAACCCTGTTCCATATCTTCCGTCCTTATCGGCTTTTCAGGTTATACCGACAGCCAATGGACCAGCGTCTGACCCATCGCGGTCCCGGCCAGCGTTACCGCCAGCAGGCGAGGCAGGCTGCGTTCGGCAAAGCCCCAGATCAGCACCAGCAGATAGAGCACGAAGCCCAGCATGGTCATCAGGATGACGGCCTCGCTGCGCGCCATGCCGAGGCCGGCCAGCCCGGCGGCGCCCAGCGCGACAAGGGCCGCGCTGAGGAAATAGCCGCCGCCGACAATCGCCAGCAGCCGCAAGGCCAGCAGCAGGCCGGCGCGGATATGCTGGCCCCTGTTATGGGCGGGGGCTTGGTGGGTCATGGTTCCGGCCATCGCTGTCATGCCGGCCTCAGGTACGGCAAGGGGTACGAGCGCATGAGGCTCCCTCTTTGCGAATCAGTATCAGTGGAGTCTGCTACCGCCCGTTATAGTCGCAAACGAGAATGATCCTCAATAACATATCGCCCGGGAGGTTCCGCCAGAACCTTAAATTTTAGCGCCGTTGTTGCGGTTGCGCGGATAAAGGGTCATATCATTTCAAGCTACAGTAGAAATCGCACCGAAAAATAAGTGCGAAAACCGCGTCGGAGGGATATGCCGGTCGGGACGGATGATATGGATGTGCCGCATGCGAAATTGCGGGCGCTCCATGAGTTCTGGCGCACGCGCGCAGGCGGGCGGATTTTGCCGTCGCGTCTCGACTTCCTGCCTGAGGAATTCGCCCCCTGGATGGGGCACATCGCCGTCGTCGATGTTGGGCATCCGTCGATGGAGATGCGCTTTGGCCTGTTCGGTGCCGCCTTCGTTTATGTGAACAATATGGACCTGTCCGGGCGCCCGGTGGCCGAACTGCCGGCCAGGGTCAGCGAGCTGGTCCTGGCCGACTATCGCGGCTGCGTCGAAAGCCGGCAGCCGCTCTATACGAGACGACAGAGCGTGAACCGCGACTGGACGCACATCCATCGCATCGTTCTACCCTGCTCATCCGACGGCGAGCAGGTCGATAAGCTGATCGTCGGTCTCTACACCGAAGGCGGCAAGAGCCCCTTCTCCGGCTAGAGCTTCAGCGCCTCGCCTTCGCGGGCGGAGAACACGGCATTGGCTTCCGCCGCCTGGGCATCGTCGAAGCAGACCTTACCCTGAAAGCCGATGCGCCGGACCATGTCGCAGGCCTCGCCCCAGCCGGGACGGCCGGGTGGGAACTGGCCGCCATCGAACGGACCCGACAGGCCGGCGGCGCGGGCCGCCAGCACCAGCATGCGGCGCGGCAGCGACAGCGCCTCCGGGTCCAGCGTGGCGCGGGAGACCGGGCTGCCGATATCGGCCATGAAATCGGATGCGCCGATGCCCAGCGTCAGCAGGCGCGGCGTGGCGCGGGCGAGGTTTGCCGCCTCCAGCGCGCCGAGGCAGCTCTCCACCAGCCCGATGATCTTCGTGCGGCCAACCTCGATGCCCAGCGCCTTTTCCTTCTCGGTCAGGCGGCGGTCGATATCCTGCAGATCGGCGGCGCGCTCGGCCTTCGGCAGGATCACTGCGCCGATGCCGGGGCCGAAGCATTCCAGATCCTCGGGGATCATGCCGCTATCGGCCTTGTTGACGCGCAGCGCCACCAGCGGCGTCCAGTCCTGCTTGGCCAGCGCCGTCGCCTTCACGCGGGCGGCCGGCTTGTCGGCCAGCGGCACGCCATCCTCCAGATCGAGCATCACCACATCGGCGGGCGTATTGGCGAAGACCTGCTCCAGATTGTCGCGGTGCGCCGGGGCGTAGAGGATCGATCGGTACCAGCCGTTTTCGCGGAACATTCTGTCTGTCCTTAATTCTTGTGGGAGGCCGGGCGCATGTCATGCGCCTCCATGGCGCGGACCAGGCCGGCGACGATGGAATTGGTCGGCGTCGGCACGCCCAGCTTTGCCCCTTCATCGGCGACCGCGCCGTTCAGGAAGTCGATCTCGCCCTGCCTGCCGGCCAGCCGGTCGAGCAGCAGCGAGGGCTTGGCGCCGGGAATGGCGGAGCCGAACTTGCGTACATAGGCGACCGGGTCGTCGAAGCTGAGGCTGATGCCGCGCGCCTTCGCCACGGCGAAGGCCTCCGATGCGCAGGCAGACGCCACGCGCCAGGCTTCCGGCGTCTCCATCACCTGGCCGATGGTCAGGCCGGTGATGCCGCACACCGCGCTGTAGGTGACGTTGCAGATCAGCTTCGACCAGATCATCGACTGGATGTCGGGCGCGGCCTCGGCGCGGAAACCGGCATCGGCCCAGATTTTCGCCACGCACTCGGCGGCGGGCTGCGCCTCCGGCGTTGTCGCGCCGATCTTCACGATCTCGAAGCCGTTATGATGCACATGGCCGGGCGTCGGGATGGTCGCGCCGAAGCCGCCGGCGATGCCCAGCAGCAAGCGGTCCTGCGCCACGCTCTTCACCAGAATGTCGTAGGCGCCGAGGCCGTTCTGGATCGACAGCACCAGCGTGTCCGGGCCGATCATCGGCGTCGCCCCGGCCAGCGCCGAGTCGATGTCGCGGGTCTTGGTGGCGACGATGACCAGCTCGCATAGGCCCGCTTCGGCCGGGTCGGTGGTCGCCTTGGAAGGCGACATCCAGTCGCCGCTGGCCCCGGTCACCTTCAGCCCGTGCGCGCGGATGGCGT
This portion of the Oceanibaculum nanhaiense genome encodes:
- a CDS encoding ketopantoate reductase family protein — translated: MKIAILGAGAMGSVYGAILARAGDNDVWLVDRWQEHIDAIRAHGLKVTGASGDWMSPSKATTDPAEAGLCELVIVATKTRDIDSALAGATPMIGPDTLVLSIQNGLGAYDILVKSVAQDRLLLGIAGGFGATIPTPGHVHHNGFEIVKIGATTPEAQPAAECVAKIWADAGFRAEAAPDIQSMIWSKLICNVTYSAVCGITGLTIGQVMETPEAWRVASACASEAFAVAKARGISLSFDDPVAYVRKFGSAIPGAKPSLLLDRLAGRQGEIDFLNGAVADEGAKLGVPTPTNSIVAGLVRAMEAHDMRPASHKN